One Streptomyces hundungensis DNA segment encodes these proteins:
- a CDS encoding lytic transglycosylase domain-containing protein — protein sequence MGELTTAQSRRGHRPEGPGEVGTPPLRPGGYDPADYAACVSAGAEEAGVSPLLVMTVLHNEAYKPHHPLLERLWQWWKPGASFGVANMHRATFEQVRRRHGLAQRWRDLRDDPAFAIRAAALHLADLDRSLPERHVRRYTRDELLALGYNAGERNMRAFARGVPPGPMARSYLRRFRAYRGRAAAVLKTGGGSHDPAA from the coding sequence GTGGGCGAGTTGACGACGGCGCAGTCGCGGCGGGGGCACCGGCCGGAAGGGCCCGGGGAGGTCGGAACGCCGCCGCTGCGTCCCGGTGGCTACGATCCGGCGGACTACGCCGCGTGTGTGTCGGCCGGTGCCGAGGAGGCCGGGGTGTCGCCCCTGCTGGTGATGACCGTGCTGCACAACGAGGCGTACAAACCGCACCACCCCCTCCTGGAACGCCTGTGGCAGTGGTGGAAGCCGGGGGCGTCGTTCGGGGTGGCCAATATGCACCGGGCGACGTTCGAGCAGGTCCGGCGCAGGCACGGCCTGGCGCAGCGGTGGCGGGACCTCCGTGACGACCCGGCGTTCGCGATCCGGGCCGCCGCCCTGCATCTGGCGGACCTGGACCGCAGCCTCCCCGAGCGCCATGTGCGCCGCTACACCCGCGACGAACTGCTCGCCCTGGGCTACAACGCGGGCGAACGCAACATGCGGGCCTTCGCCCGGGGGGTCCCGCCGGGCCCGATGGCCCGTTCGTATCTGCGCCGCTTCCGCGCCTACCGGGGGCGTGCCGCCGCCGTGCTCAAGACCGGGGGCGGATCGCACGACCCGGCCGCGTGA
- a CDS encoding DoxX family protein, translating into MTCLNRRDLGLLVLRAGTGAVLMAHGAQKLFGCFGGGGLEGTAAAMEHMGFRPGKQSAIAAGLGEMGGGALLALGLATPAAGAAAAGAMAGAVSVHAPAGFFAQGGGFEYPAFLGFTAAAIGLAGAGRYSLDHATDHLLDQPWTVAVAFLASAAAAAAVVGRRAKEQNRDQGESRD; encoded by the coding sequence ATGACCTGCCTCAACCGCCGCGACCTCGGACTGCTCGTGCTGCGGGCCGGCACCGGCGCGGTCCTGATGGCGCACGGCGCCCAGAAGCTCTTCGGCTGCTTCGGCGGGGGCGGCCTGGAGGGCACCGCCGCCGCCATGGAACACATGGGCTTCCGGCCCGGCAAGCAGAGCGCGATCGCCGCCGGGCTCGGCGAGATGGGCGGCGGCGCCCTGCTGGCCCTCGGTCTCGCCACCCCCGCCGCCGGAGCGGCGGCGGCCGGCGCCATGGCGGGCGCGGTCTCCGTGCACGCACCGGCCGGCTTCTTCGCCCAGGGCGGCGGCTTCGAGTACCCGGCGTTCCTCGGCTTCACCGCGGCCGCCATCGGCCTCGCGGGCGCCGGGCGCTACTCCCTGGACCACGCCACGGACCACCTGCTCGACCAGCCCTGGACCGTCGCCGTCGCCTTCCTCGCCAGCGCGGCGGCGGCCGCGGCCGTGGTCGGACGCCGGGCCAAGGAGCAGAACCGCGACCAGGGCGAAAGCCGCGACTGA
- a CDS encoding M56 family metallopeptidase — protein sequence MWVPLLVPFLAVPVARRLAETLPPRAAAWLLATAAIGLAACSTAALGLIALAGALRLSFFASLEHLAAPLDALPTWLAFPAAAFAAGVVAVSGTALLRSARRQLAELRTAHGRLSPGAGELAVLRDPDPDAYALPGRPGRIVVTTGMLRALGPDEREALFAHERAHLRGRHHLFLAAAELAAHCHPALRALRAPLAFALERSADESAADAVGDRTLAARAIGRAALASHAVAPGAARPRAVLAAAAGPVPRRVAALLDRDPAARRPRSRGARLIPALLLGCLCASAATAIDAAADLHGGIETAQGETTH from the coding sequence GTGTGGGTCCCCCTTCTCGTGCCGTTCCTCGCCGTGCCCGTGGCGCGCCGGCTGGCCGAGACGCTGCCGCCCCGCGCCGCCGCCTGGCTGCTCGCCACCGCCGCCATCGGGCTTGCCGCCTGCTCGACAGCCGCGCTGGGCCTCATCGCCCTGGCCGGAGCGCTCCGGCTGTCCTTCTTCGCCTCCCTCGAACACCTGGCGGCGCCTCTCGACGCGCTTCCGACGTGGCTCGCGTTCCCGGCCGCCGCCTTCGCCGCCGGTGTCGTCGCCGTTTCGGGTACGGCCCTGCTCCGTTCCGCCCGCCGACAACTGGCCGAACTGCGCACCGCCCACGGCCGGTTGAGCCCCGGGGCCGGTGAGCTCGCCGTGCTGCGCGACCCCGACCCCGACGCCTACGCGCTGCCCGGACGTCCGGGGCGCATCGTCGTCACCACCGGGATGCTGCGCGCGCTCGGACCCGACGAGCGCGAGGCCCTGTTCGCCCATGAGCGCGCCCATCTCCGGGGCCGCCACCACCTGTTCCTCGCCGCAGCCGAACTCGCGGCCCACTGCCACCCCGCGCTGCGCGCGCTCCGAGCGCCCCTCGCCTTCGCCCTGGAGCGGTCCGCCGACGAGTCCGCCGCCGACGCCGTGGGCGACCGCACGCTGGCCGCGCGCGCCATCGGCCGGGCCGCGCTGGCCTCGCACGCCGTCGCGCCCGGCGCGGCACGGCCCCGCGCGGTGCTCGCCGCGGCGGCGGGACCGGTGCCGCGCAGGGTCGCGGCCCTGCTCGACCGCGACCCCGCGGCGCGACGGCCCCGCTCGCGCGGCGCCCGGCTCATACCCGCCCTCCTGCTCGGCTGCCTGTGCGCGTCGGCCGCCACGGCGATCGACGCGGCGGCGGATCTTCACGGCGGCATCGAGACGGCCCAAGGCGAGACCACACACTGA
- a CDS encoding BlaI/MecI/CopY family transcriptional regulator — MTATPGAGHRDARRPAGELEAGVLAALWAAEAPLTPGEVQAELGGSLARTTVTTILTRLHDKGAVTRRRVGRGYAYTPTEDAPGLTARRMHTELAKEEDRSTVLARFVSQLSDEDEQLLRSLLGEAGGGGR; from the coding sequence ATGACTGCCACGCCAGGCGCCGGGCACAGGGACGCGCGACGCCCCGCGGGCGAACTGGAGGCCGGGGTCCTCGCCGCGCTCTGGGCCGCCGAGGCTCCGCTCACCCCCGGCGAGGTCCAGGCCGAGCTCGGCGGAAGCCTGGCGCGCACCACGGTGACCACCATCCTGACCCGCCTGCACGACAAGGGCGCCGTCACGCGTCGGCGTGTCGGGCGCGGGTACGCGTACACCCCGACCGAGGACGCGCCGGGGCTCACGGCCCGCCGCATGCACACCGAACTGGCCAAGGAGGAGGACCGCTCCACGGTCCTCGCCCGTTTCGTATCCCAGCTCAGCGACGAGGACGAGCAGCTGCTGCGTTCCCTCCTGGGGGAGGCCGGGGGCGGCGGGCGATGA
- a CDS encoding DedA family protein: MAVATLFAASAPQAVNVLDAGSLLSTFGALGIAVVLFAETGLLVGCFLPGDSLLFTAGLLCVPGGSGPVSLSLPEVLVCSVLGALLGAQVGYWIGRRGGRALLARSTSRKLHEGADRAEELLAKYGHAKAIVLARFVPIVRTVLNPLAGVLGVPARVFALWQVIGGLVWTCALVLAGYGLGSSVPNIDRYLLPIVALVVVVSVTPVALEILRARRSRTASEDAG; the protein is encoded by the coding sequence ATGGCTGTCGCAACCCTGTTCGCAGCCTCGGCCCCACAGGCCGTGAACGTCCTCGACGCCGGATCGCTGCTGTCCACGTTCGGGGCCCTGGGCATCGCCGTGGTGCTCTTCGCGGAGACGGGCCTGCTGGTCGGCTGCTTCCTCCCCGGCGACTCGCTGCTCTTCACCGCGGGCCTGCTGTGCGTGCCCGGCGGCAGCGGTCCGGTCTCGCTCTCGCTGCCGGAAGTACTCGTCTGTTCCGTGCTCGGCGCGCTGCTTGGGGCGCAGGTGGGCTACTGGATCGGGCGCCGCGGCGGTCGCGCCCTGCTGGCCCGCAGCACGTCCCGCAAGCTCCACGAGGGCGCGGACCGCGCCGAGGAGTTGCTCGCCAAGTACGGGCACGCGAAGGCGATCGTGCTGGCTCGCTTCGTGCCGATCGTCCGTACGGTGCTCAACCCGCTCGCGGGCGTCCTCGGCGTACCGGCCCGGGTCTTCGCCCTCTGGCAGGTCATCGGCGGCCTCGTGTGGACCTGCGCGTTGGTCCTCGCCGGCTACGGGCTCGGTTCGTCCGTACCGAACATCGACCGCTATCTGCTGCCGATCGTCGCCCTCGTCGTGGTCGTCTCGGTCACGCCGGTCGCCCTGGAGATCCTGCGCGCCCGCCGCTCGCGTACGGCATCCGAGGACGCCGGTTGA
- a CDS encoding phosphatase PAP2 family protein, whose protein sequence is MTPARRTGTAAGVLLALFVLLTVVVAVRHGAPLPGDRALHRWPLDHRPPVAVATALAVTATGTGLVPYLLAIVAGLIAGRDGRERRGAAAGALAVLILGQAVRYGLMAAVARPRPAAFDWATTASGHSFPSGHTTTSALTAGLLVWAVLTRSRISAVRFTVALVLLWAAAVGLSRVYLGVHWASDVLGGWLFAAFWLCLAARVAEPLVRRLRAKPSTARHP, encoded by the coding sequence ATGACGCCGGCCCGACGCACCGGCACGGCGGCCGGCGTGCTGCTGGCCCTCTTCGTGCTGCTCACGGTGGTGGTCGCCGTGCGGCACGGGGCGCCGCTGCCCGGCGACCGGGCCCTGCACCGCTGGCCGCTCGATCACCGCCCACCGGTCGCGGTGGCCACCGCCCTGGCCGTGACGGCCACCGGCACGGGCCTCGTGCCCTACCTCCTGGCGATCGTCGCGGGTCTGATCGCGGGCCGCGACGGCAGAGAGCGCCGGGGCGCCGCGGCGGGGGCGCTCGCGGTACTCATCCTCGGACAGGCGGTGCGCTACGGCCTGATGGCGGCCGTAGCCCGCCCGCGCCCGGCCGCCTTCGACTGGGCGACCACGGCCTCGGGCCATTCCTTCCCGTCCGGGCACACCACCACGAGCGCGCTCACCGCGGGGCTGCTGGTCTGGGCGGTGCTGACCCGCTCCCGCATCTCGGCCGTCCGCTTCACCGTCGCCCTGGTGCTGCTCTGGGCGGCCGCGGTCGGCCTCTCCCGGGTCTACCTCGGGGTGCACTGGGCGAGCGACGTACTGGGCGGCTGGCTGTTCGCCGCGTTCTGGCTCTGCCTCGCCGCCCGGGTCGCGGAGCCGCTCGTACGGCGGCTGCGGGCGAAGCCGTCCACGGCACGCCACCCCTGA
- a CDS encoding SPFH domain-containing protein: MADISRRFGWRHLRSAPTSHIRHHKNGRPAHDGAGLSFWFKPLSAALSEVPVNDRELAMAFHARTADFQDVTVQATVTYRISEPGSAADRLDFSIDPDTGVWRGDPLEQLSTLLTETAQQHALDVLARTALSDALADGVAAVRERIAAGLAAGHRLPATGIEIVAVRVVAIRPEPEVERALRTPARERIQQEADRATYERRAVAVERERAIAENELASRIELARREEQLVEQRGTNTRREAEEEAAADAVRTEAEAARTVRLARAEAEAARASGEARAGAQAAWLQVHGEADPATLHALAATRLAENLPRVESLTLSPDVLTTLLARLGRGERP, encoded by the coding sequence ATGGCCGACATCTCCAGGCGCTTCGGCTGGCGCCATCTGCGCTCCGCGCCCACCTCGCACATCCGCCACCACAAGAACGGCCGCCCGGCCCACGACGGCGCCGGGCTCAGCTTCTGGTTCAAGCCGCTCAGCGCCGCGCTCTCCGAAGTGCCGGTCAACGACCGGGAACTGGCGATGGCCTTCCACGCCCGCACCGCCGACTTCCAGGACGTCACCGTGCAGGCGACCGTGACGTACCGGATCAGCGAGCCGGGCAGCGCCGCCGACCGGCTCGACTTCTCCATCGACCCGGACACCGGCGTCTGGCGCGGCGACCCCCTGGAACAGCTCTCGACCCTGCTCACCGAGACGGCACAGCAGCACGCCCTCGACGTCCTCGCGCGCACCGCGCTCTCCGACGCCCTCGCCGACGGCGTGGCCGCGGTACGGGAACGGATCGCGGCCGGGCTCGCGGCGGGGCACCGGCTGCCCGCTACCGGAATCGAGATCGTCGCGGTACGGGTCGTCGCGATCCGCCCCGAACCCGAGGTGGAGCGCGCGCTGCGGACCCCGGCGCGGGAGCGCATCCAGCAGGAGGCGGACCGGGCCACCTACGAGCGGCGGGCCGTGGCCGTCGAGCGCGAACGCGCCATCGCCGAGAACGAGCTCGCCAGCCGCATCGAACTGGCCCGCCGAGAGGAGCAGTTGGTGGAACAGCGCGGCACCAACACCCGTCGCGAGGCGGAGGAGGAAGCGGCGGCGGACGCGGTGCGCACCGAGGCCGAAGCCGCCCGCACGGTGCGTCTCGCGCGGGCCGAGGCGGAGGCGGCCCGCGCCTCGGGCGAGGCCAGGGCCGGGGCGCAGGCCGCCTGGCTCCAGGTGCACGGGGAGGCCGACCCGGCCACCCTGCACGCCCTGGCCGCGACCCGGCTGGCCGAGAACCTGCCGCGCGTCGAGAGCCTCACCCTCTCCCCCGACGTGCTCACCACGCTGCTCGCCCGGCTCGGCCGGGGAGAGCGGCCGTGA
- a CDS encoding SAM-dependent methyltransferase — MTENPAPSSTPDHVRDRINTAQPHTARIWNYWLGGKDNYPVDREVGDQIRSLHPGIGDYALADRLFLGRAVRHLVADRGVRQFLDVGTGLPTADNTHEVAQRIAPEAKIVYVDNDPLVLAHARALLTSTPEGRTDYLDADLRDTASILEHAAKTLDLSKPVALMLLGVVIFIPDEAEARGLVRDLMKELAPGSYLVLSHTITSPAMPDVDAAVAFWNEHGTPKLTQRTPERVAGFFDGLELLEPGVVSCSRWRPEADDTLPDEVAMYGGVGLKR; from the coding sequence GTGACCGAGAACCCCGCACCCTCGTCGACGCCCGACCACGTGCGCGACCGCATCAACACCGCGCAGCCGCACACCGCCCGGATCTGGAACTACTGGCTCGGCGGCAAGGACAACTACCCCGTCGACCGGGAGGTCGGGGACCAGATCCGCTCGCTGCACCCGGGCATCGGCGACTACGCCCTGGCCGACCGCTTGTTCCTCGGCCGGGCCGTGCGCCATCTGGTGGCCGACCGCGGGGTGCGCCAGTTCCTCGACGTCGGCACCGGACTGCCCACCGCCGACAACACCCACGAGGTCGCCCAGCGCATCGCACCCGAGGCCAAGATCGTCTACGTCGACAACGACCCCCTCGTCCTCGCGCACGCCCGCGCCCTTTTGACCAGCACCCCCGAGGGCCGCACCGACTACCTCGACGCCGATCTGCGGGACACCGCGAGCATCCTGGAGCACGCGGCGAAGACCCTCGACCTGAGCAAGCCGGTCGCCCTCATGCTGCTCGGCGTCGTCATCTTCATCCCCGACGAGGCCGAGGCCCGCGGGCTCGTGCGCGATCTGATGAAGGAACTCGCCCCGGGCAGTTACCTGGTGCTCTCGCACACCATCACCAGCCCGGCCATGCCCGACGTGGACGCCGCCGTGGCGTTCTGGAACGAACACGGCACCCCGAAGCTGACCCAGCGCACCCCGGAGCGGGTGGCCGGGTTCTTCGACGGGCTCGAACTGCTTGAGCCCGGCGTCGTGTCGTGCTCACGCTGGCGCCCGGAGGCGGACGACACGCTGCCCGACGAGGTCGCGATGTACGGCGGCGTCGGCCTCAAGCGCTGA
- a CDS encoding discoidin domain-containing protein, with amino-acid sequence MRLNVSAPPFSTPRRPAPVVALTAVLVLVAGLLLLWPDRAGAAADPLISRDRPTTASSSESSALGPSNAVDASATTRWASTEGKDPQWIQVDLGASADVTRVTLSWEAAYAKAYRVEISADGTTWTRLAGESAGNGGTDDWTGLSGKGRYVRVYGTARGTSYGYSLYDLSVYGSLGGGTPPSGTFTVVAAGDIAAQCTAAGSSCAHPKTAALAQKIDPRFYLTMGDNQYDDARIADYRAYYDKTWGAFKAKTHPVPGNHETYDPAGSLSGYKQYFGAIAYPQGKSYYSYDEGNWHFIALDSNSFDQSAQIDWLKSDLARNSKGCIAAYWHHPLYSSGGHGNDPVSKPVWKLLYGAGADLVLNGHDHHYERFAPQDPDGKATAKGIVEIVGGMGGAEPYPIEQVQPNSQKRISGEYGVLKLDLNATGYTWSYVGTDGQVKDSAPNYTCH; translated from the coding sequence ATGCGCCTGAACGTCTCCGCTCCACCCTTCTCGACCCCGCGCCGCCCGGCCCCGGTCGTCGCGCTCACCGCCGTCCTCGTCCTCGTCGCGGGCCTCCTGCTCCTGTGGCCCGACCGGGCCGGGGCGGCGGCCGACCCGCTCATCTCCCGGGACCGGCCGACGACCGCCTCGTCCTCCGAAAGCTCCGCGCTCGGCCCGAGCAACGCCGTCGACGCCTCGGCCACCACCCGCTGGGCCAGCACCGAGGGCAAGGACCCGCAGTGGATCCAGGTCGACCTCGGCGCGAGCGCCGACGTCACCCGCGTCACGCTCAGCTGGGAGGCCGCGTACGCCAAGGCCTACCGCGTGGAGATATCCGCCGACGGCACCACCTGGACCCGCCTCGCGGGCGAGAGCGCCGGAAACGGCGGCACCGACGACTGGACCGGCCTGTCCGGCAAGGGCCGCTACGTGCGGGTGTACGGCACGGCCCGCGGGACCTCCTACGGCTACTCGCTGTACGACCTCTCGGTCTACGGCAGCCTCGGCGGCGGCACCCCGCCGTCCGGCACCTTCACCGTGGTCGCCGCCGGCGACATCGCGGCCCAGTGCACCGCCGCCGGCAGCTCCTGCGCCCACCCCAAGACCGCCGCGCTGGCCCAGAAGATCGACCCGCGGTTCTATCTGACGATGGGCGACAACCAGTACGACGACGCCCGCATCGCCGACTACCGCGCCTACTACGACAAGACGTGGGGCGCCTTCAAGGCGAAGACCCATCCGGTGCCCGGCAACCACGAGACCTACGACCCGGCGGGCAGCCTCTCCGGTTACAAGCAGTACTTCGGCGCGATCGCCTACCCGCAGGGCAAGAGCTACTACAGCTACGACGAGGGCAACTGGCACTTCATCGCCCTGGACTCCAACTCCTTCGACCAGTCGGCACAGATCGACTGGCTCAAGTCGGACCTGGCCCGCAACAGCAAGGGCTGCATCGCCGCCTACTGGCACCACCCGCTGTACTCCTCCGGCGGCCACGGCAACGACCCGGTCAGCAAGCCCGTCTGGAAGCTGCTGTACGGGGCGGGCGCCGACCTCGTCCTCAACGGCCACGACCACCACTACGAGCGCTTCGCGCCGCAGGACCCCGACGGCAAGGCGACCGCCAAGGGCATCGTCGAAATCGTCGGCGGCATGGGCGGCGCCGAGCCCTACCCCATCGAGCAGGTCCAGCCCAACAGCCAGAAGCGCATCAGCGGCGAGTACGGCGTGCTGAAGCTCGACCTCAACGCCACCGGATACACCTGGAGTTACGTCGGCACCGACGGCCAGGTCAAGGACTCCGCACCGAACTACACCTGCCACTGA
- a CDS encoding MFS transporter produces MYLATTGRRDAPPPSATGGPGRRVPATVLALGTVSLVTDVSSEMVTAVLPLYLVVGLGLSPLQFGFLDGLFNGAAAVVRLLGGHAADRGGRHKRVAGLGYALSACSRLGLLLAGGATGQIAAALAVDRVGKGIRTAPRDALITLSSPPHLLGRSFGVHRAMDTTGALLGPLAAFALLWVTADAYDAVFVVSFCTGLLGVLLLVLYVPPQEAAAKPSTRRANNPFGALRSAAFRRILCAAALLGAATVGDSFVYLLLQRGLAIPVGWFPLLPLGSAAAYLLLAIPAGRLADRVGRRLPFLYGHVALLGVYGLLLVPAEGPALALVLPVLILLGVFYAATDGVLMALAAPTLPDGGRAGGLALLQTGQALTRLLGTAGFGAAWTVWGPSRALWVAAAALIVSLAGGWALLPGSSAPDPERSTA; encoded by the coding sequence ATGTACCTGGCGACCACCGGTCGCCGGGACGCGCCGCCCCCGTCCGCCACCGGCGGGCCCGGGCGGCGCGTCCCCGCCACCGTCCTCGCGCTCGGCACGGTCAGCCTGGTCACCGACGTCTCGTCGGAGATGGTCACGGCCGTCCTGCCGCTCTACCTCGTCGTGGGCCTCGGCCTGTCCCCCCTCCAATTCGGCTTCCTGGACGGCCTGTTCAACGGCGCGGCCGCCGTCGTAAGGCTCCTCGGCGGTCATGCCGCCGACCGGGGCGGGCGGCACAAACGCGTCGCCGGCCTCGGCTACGCCCTCTCCGCCTGCTCCCGCCTCGGCCTGCTCCTCGCGGGCGGCGCGACCGGCCAGATCGCCGCCGCGCTCGCCGTGGACCGGGTGGGCAAGGGCATCCGCACCGCGCCCCGCGACGCCCTCATCACCCTGAGCAGCCCGCCCCATCTACTCGGCCGCTCCTTCGGCGTGCACCGCGCCATGGACACCACGGGCGCGCTGCTCGGCCCGCTCGCCGCGTTCGCCCTGCTGTGGGTGACGGCCGACGCCTACGACGCGGTGTTCGTGGTCAGCTTCTGCACCGGACTGCTCGGCGTCCTCCTGCTCGTCCTGTACGTGCCACCCCAGGAAGCAGCCGCCAAACCGTCAACTCGGCGCGCCAACAACCCCTTTGGTGCCCTGCGCAGCGCGGCCTTCCGACGCATCCTGTGCGCCGCGGCGCTCCTGGGCGCGGCGACCGTCGGAGACTCGTTCGTCTACCTCCTGCTGCAACGCGGGCTCGCCATCCCGGTCGGCTGGTTCCCGCTGCTTCCGCTCGGCTCGGCGGCGGCGTACCTCCTGCTCGCGATCCCGGCCGGCCGCCTCGCGGACCGTGTCGGGCGACGGTTGCCGTTCCTGTACGGCCATGTGGCGCTGCTCGGGGTGTACGGGCTGCTGCTCGTCCCGGCCGAAGGCCCCGCCCTCGCCCTCGTGCTGCCGGTGCTGATCCTCCTCGGGGTCTTCTACGCGGCGACCGACGGCGTCCTCATGGCGCTCGCCGCGCCCACCCTGCCGGACGGCGGCCGGGCCGGCGGGCTCGCCCTGCTCCAGACCGGCCAGGCCCTGACCCGGCTCCTCGGCACGGCCGGCTTCGGCGCGGCCTGGACGGTGTGGGGGCCCAGCCGGGCGCTGTGGGTGGCGGCCGCGGCGCTGATCGTGTCCCTCGCGGGCGGCTGGGCGCTGTTGCCGGGCAGCTCGGCCCCCGACCCGGAAAGGTCCACCGCATGA
- a CDS encoding TolB family protein yields the protein MNPRTQLAVLVTTILLLAGGSLGYVLHSTHRKPQLAAGDGSFTLEGPGLYFRDTATGRIAHQPLGTPRGARAGGGPACERFYAAGDTAVCLRREPGVPPRAYAIVLDRHLREVRRVAVPGIPNRARVSASGRMLSWTVFAVGDSYATSAFSTRTAILDLRSGYLIKSMEEIPLTLAGARYHAPDVNYWGVTFARDDNLFYATVSTKGHTYLVRGNMADWSATALRENAECPSLSPDNTRIAFKKKVSDDTAAPWRLYVLDLATMREHPLAERGSVDDQAAWLDDRTVAYALPGRAGRASDTWAVPADGSGAPRLLAEGASSPVSLG from the coding sequence ATGAACCCCCGCACCCAACTCGCCGTCCTGGTCACCACCATCCTGCTGCTCGCCGGTGGCTCGCTCGGCTACGTACTGCACTCCACCCATCGCAAGCCTCAACTGGCCGCCGGCGACGGCTCGTTCACCCTGGAGGGCCCCGGCCTGTACTTCCGGGACACGGCCACCGGCCGCATCGCCCACCAGCCGCTCGGCACCCCTCGGGGTGCGCGGGCCGGCGGGGGTCCCGCGTGCGAACGGTTCTACGCCGCCGGGGACACCGCCGTGTGTCTGCGCAGGGAGCCCGGGGTGCCGCCGCGCGCGTACGCCATCGTGCTCGACCGGCACCTTCGTGAGGTGCGCCGGGTGGCCGTGCCCGGCATCCCCAACCGGGCCCGGGTCTCCGCCTCGGGGCGGATGCTCTCCTGGACGGTGTTCGCGGTCGGCGACTCGTACGCCACCAGCGCCTTCTCGACCCGCACCGCCATTTTGGACCTGCGCAGCGGCTATCTCATCAAGTCGATGGAGGAGATCCCGCTGACCCTCGCGGGGGCCCGCTATCACGCGCCCGACGTCAACTACTGGGGCGTGACGTTCGCGCGAGACGACAACCTGTTCTACGCGACGGTCTCCACGAAGGGCCACACCTATCTCGTCCGGGGCAACATGGCCGACTGGTCGGCGACGGCCCTGAGGGAGAACGCCGAATGCCCCTCCCTTTCGCCCGACAACACCCGTATCGCCTTCAAGAAGAAGGTCTCGGACGACACCGCCGCACCCTGGCGGCTGTACGTCCTGGACCTCGCGACCATGCGCGAGCACCCGCTGGCCGAGCGGGGCAGCGTCGACGACCAGGCGGCCTGGCTCGATGACCGCACGGTGGCCTATGCGTTGCCCGGGCGGGCGGGACGGGCGAGCGACACCTGGGCCGTACCGGCCGACGGAAGCGGCGCCCCCCGGCTGCTCGCCGAGGGCGCCTCCTCACCGGTCTCGCTCGGCTGA